One genomic region from Verrucomicrobiota bacterium encodes:
- a CDS encoding FadR family transcriptional regulator yields the protein MQRTKRKRAPGKRLSLRLVRDIQKAILKGQFKVGQRLPSEEQLGQDFSASRTAIREALQQLKARGLVRSIKGSGSYVANTDVRYLKESLTRYYWLAQEKTEFTELMDLRLLIESDCAQRLAQARDPEALKHVAKMLGRMRASQRDIDAFADADISFHMAIVGAGGNRLFQAIHSALEPMMRRFAHETYEQTALIAKNLNDHEAIYAAIAKEDPATAQREMRRHLTDSKRNCEVLLSRRLVA from the coding sequence ATGCAACGAACGAAAAGGAAGCGAGCGCCGGGCAAGCGCCTCAGCCTGCGATTGGTCCGCGACATCCAGAAGGCCATCCTGAAAGGCCAATTCAAGGTGGGGCAGCGCTTGCCGTCTGAGGAACAGTTGGGTCAGGACTTTTCGGCCAGCCGCACCGCGATCCGCGAGGCCCTTCAGCAACTGAAGGCGCGCGGCTTGGTGCGAAGCATCAAGGGCAGCGGCAGCTACGTTGCGAACACGGATGTGAGGTACTTGAAAGAATCGCTCACGCGCTACTACTGGCTGGCGCAGGAGAAAACCGAATTCACGGAGTTGATGGACCTGCGCCTGCTCATCGAATCGGATTGCGCCCAGCGGTTGGCGCAAGCCCGCGACCCGGAGGCCCTCAAGCACGTCGCTAAGATGCTCGGACGGATGCGTGCCAGTCAACGCGACATCGATGCATTTGCCGACGCCGACATTTCGTTTCACATGGCCATCGTGGGAGCGGGAGGCAACCGGCTGTTCCAAGCCATTCACAGTGCGTTGGAACCGATGATGCGACGATTCGCACACGAGACGTACGAACAGACCGCGCTGATCGCGAAGAACCTGAACGACCACGAGGCAATTTACGCCGCGATTGCCAAAGAGGACCCTGCCACTGCCCAGCGGGAGATGCGGCGACACCTCACTGACTCCAAGCGCAATTGTGAGGTCCTTCTGTCGCGACGGTTGGTTGCGTGA